In the Gossypium arboreum isolate Shixiya-1 chromosome 10, ASM2569848v2, whole genome shotgun sequence genome, one interval contains:
- the LOC108488751 gene encoding cytochrome P450 CYP94D108-like, with the protein MAMDLFFSVQSLLLLSLIFLYSYYCLHHKKKGNDQGFKTYPILGALPEFLRNRHRFLDWTTEILIRCPTNTAVFRRPGKIHGIITANPLNVEHVLKTNFENYPKGERFIWLLKDFLGQGIFNSDGDLWKIQRKTASYEFNTKSLRNFIMDNVRLEISTRLIPVLNKALETNQVLDLQEVLEQFAFDNICKLAFNVDPGCLGGDGTSGSGFMRAFEEAATLSSGRFMYAFPFLWKIRKIFNMGSEKNLKKSIEIVHEFADNIIKTRLESKDQSKDEDLLSRFITSYDNSPQFLRDIIISFILAGRDTTSSALTWFFWLLSLNPNVEKNIITELETIRTRNRKNIGDGYTFDELRDMHYLHAALSESLRLYPPVPVDTKACLNNDILSDGTFIGTGWFFTYHAYAMGRMEAIWGKDCNEYLPERWLDETGNCKQESPFRFPIFHGGPRMCLGKDMAYIQMKSIVAAMLERFVVEVQGSDKCPQHLLSLTLRMKGGLPIRVRVR; encoded by the coding sequence ATGGCAATGGACCTCTTTTTCTCAGTACAATCTTTACTACTCCTTTCTCTTATCTTTCTTTATTCTTACTACTGTTTACACCATAAGAAGAAGGGTAATGATCAAGGGTTCAAAACCTACCCCATACTCGGTGCCTTGCCTGAGTTTTTGAGGAACCGACATCGGTTCCTTGATTGGACGACCGAGATTTTAATCCGGTGTCCGACCAACACTGCTGTTTTTCGTCGTCCTGGTAAGATCCATGGGATCATTACTGCCAACCCTTTGAATGTCGAGCATGTTCTCAAGACCAACTTCGAGAACTATCCCAAAGGGGAACGGTTCATTTGGCTTCTCAAGGACTTCCTTGGGCAAGGTATCTTCAACTCCGATGGTGATTTATGGAAGATTCAAAGGAAGACAGCTAGCTACGAATTCAACACCAAATCGTTACGTAATTTCATCATGGACAACGTCAGGCTCGAGATTTCAACGAGGTTGATTCCGGTCTTGAACAAGGCTTTGGAAACGAATCAGGTACTTGATTTACAAGAGGTTTTGGAGCAATTCGCGTTTGATAATATATGTAAATTGGCTTTCAATGTGGACCCTGGTTGTCTCGGCGGCGATGGAACATCTGGTTCCGGTTTCATGCGTGCCTTTGAGGAGGCTGCCACGCTTAGTTCCGGTAGGTTCATGTATGCTTTTCCGTTTTTATGGAAGATAAGGAAGATTTTCAACATGGGATCGGAGAAAAACTTGAAGAAATCAATCGAAATCGTTCACGAATTCGCAGATAACATCATAAAAACACGATTAGAATCCAAAGACCAAAGCAAAGACGAAGATTTACTATCCAGGTTCATTACAAGCTACGACAATTCACCTCAGTTTCTCCGAGATATAATCATAAGCTTCATATTAGCGGGCCGAGACACCACATCATCAGCTTTGACTTGGTTCTTTTGGCTTCTATCACTAAACCCAAACGTTGAAAAAAACATAATAACCGAACTCGAAACGATTCGAACCCGAAACAGGAAAAACATCGGAGACGGATACACATTCGATGAACTACGAGACATGCACTATCTACACGCAGCGCTTTCAGAGAGTTTAAGATTATACCCACCAGTTCCTGTCGACACAAAAGCTTGTCTAAACAACGACATACTATCAGACGGGACATTTATAGGGACTGGTTGGTTTTTCACTTACCATGCGTATGCAATGGGGCGAATGGAAGCTATATGGGGCAAAGATTGCAATGAATACTTGCCTGAAAGATGGCTTGATGAAACTGGGAACTGCAAACAAGAGAGTCCATTTCGATTTCCCATATTCCATGGTGGACCAAGGATGTGTTTAGGGAAAGACATGGCGTATATTCAGATGAAATCGATTGTAGCAGCAATGTTGGAAAGGTTTGTGGTAGAGGTACAGGGGAGTGACAAGTGTCCTCAACACTTGTTGTCTTTAACTCTTAGAATGAAAGGTGGGTTACCAATTAGGGTCAGGGTAAGATGA
- the LOC108489609 gene encoding proteinaceous RNase P 1, chloroplastic/mitochondrial, producing MLKVNPFVPSLSMFNKIPFSLLYRRGFRRAFRIFEAGHCNSFAKLVSISNVNVNFFAVDKTRNLSAVATAKKSGLNASSSSRTNEMTNKAKKKARMESPEFLLKIKLDMCSKHGKLEEALRLYDESISNGVSLKLHHYNMLLYLCAREASGDGSQLNELKELGLKRGFEIFQKMVGDEVSPNETTFTSMARLAVAREDPDMAFELVKQMKSLGIPPRLRSYGPALLGFCEKGNAEKAYEVDAHMFESGVTPEEPELSALLKVSINTKKADKVYEMLQRFRASVRQVSESTLQVVEDWFKSKDAASVGAEKWDVKQIKEAVIGGGGGWHGLGWLGSGRWRVVRTEMTENGVCRSCGEKLVCIDIDPKETENFAAKLTELACSKEVRADFVQFQEWLQQHGPFDAVVDGANVALINSEAFNLNQLKNVVNKLQQMSPTKRSPLIILHRSRIARDPNKRKWLERWQRAGVLYATPYGSNDDWYWLYAAVSCKCLLVTNDEMRDHLFQLLGNSFFPRWKEKHQVRLSMTRTGLVLRMPPPYSIVIQESESGSWHVPSIADDDLLNPRQWLCACRSKKTP from the exons ATGTTAAAGGTAAACCCTTTTGTCCCTTCACTCTCAATGTTTAATAAAATCCCATTTTCTTTACTTTACCGGCGTGGTTTCCGGCGCGCTTTTCGCATCTTTGAGGCTGGccattgtaattcatttgccAAACTTGTTAGTATTTCGAACGTTAATGTAAATTTCTTTGCTGTTGATAAAACAAGAAACTTATCTGCGGTTGCTACTGCTAAGAAATCAGGCTTGAATGCGTCTAGTAGTAGTAGAACTAATGAAATGACCAACAAAGCAAAGAAGAAAGCACGAATGGAATCACCTGAGTTTCTGCTTAAAATTAAGCTTGATATGTGCTCGAAGCACGGCAAACTTGAGGAAGCGCTTCGTTTGTATGATGAAAGCATCAGTAATGGGGTTAGTCTGAAACTTCACCATTACAATATGTTGCTTTATTTGTGTGCTCGTGAAGCGAGTGGAGATGGGAGTCAGTTGAATGAGTTGAAGGAATTAGGACTGAAGAGGGGTTTTGAGATTTTTCAGAAAATGGTTGGAGATGAAGTTTCTCCCAATGAGACTACTTTTACAAGCATGGCAAGGTTGGCAGTAGCAAGGGAAGACCCGGATATGGCTTTTGAATTGGTGAAGCAGATGAAGAGTCTTGGAATCCCGCCGAGACTAAGGTCATACGGGCCGGCTTTGCTTGGATTCTGTGAGAAAGGGAATGCAGAGAAAGCATATGAAGTGGATGCTCATATGTTTGAATCAGGGGTGACGCCTGAGGAGCCTGAGCTTTCGGCTCTTCTGAAAGTTAGCATCAATACGAAGAAGGCCGACAAGGTGTATGAGATGTTGCAAAGATTTCGAGCCTCAGTGAGGCAAGTCTCGGAATCAACCCTTCAAGTTGTTGAGGATTGGTTTAAATCAAAGGATGCTGCAAGTGTTGGGGCTGAGAAATGGGATGTGAAGCAGATAAAGGAAGCAGTTATAGGAGGAGGAGGAGGGTGGCATGGGCTAGGGTGGCTTGGAAGTGGGAGATGGAGGGTGGTGAGGACTGAAATGACTGAGAATGGTGTGTGTCGTTCCTGTGGTGAGAAGCTTGTTTGTATTGATATTGATCCAAAAGAGACGGAGAATTTTGCTGCTAAATTAACTGAATTAGCATGCAGTAAAGAGGTTAGAGCTGATTTCGTTCAGTTCCAG GAGTGGTTGCAGCAGCATGGACCATTTGATGCAGTTGTAGATGGTGCAAATGTGGCTCTCATCAACTCAGAAGCTTTCAATTTGAACCAG CTTAAAAATGttgtaaataaattacaacaaatGAGTCCAACAAAAAGGTCTCCACTTATTATTTTGCATCGAAGTCGGATTGCACGGGATCCTAATAAGAGGAAGTGGTTAGAGAGGTGGCAGAGGGCTGGGGTGCTTTATGCTACTCCTTACGGATCAAATGATGATTG GTATTGGCTATATGCTGCTGTTAGTTGCAAGTGTTTACTAGTGACAAATGATGAAATGAGGGACCACTTGTTCCAATTATTAGGGAATTCCTTTTTTCCAAGATGGAAAGAGAAGCATCAG GTTCGGTTATCTATGACGAGGACTGGTCTTGTGCTTCGTATGCCACCCCCTTATTCAATTGTTATTCAG GAATCGGAAAGCGGTAGTTGGCACGTTCCTAGCATAGCAGACGATGATCTTTTGAATCCAAGACAATGGCTGTGTGCTTGTAGAAGCAAGAAAACGCCATGA